One Nicotiana tomentosiformis chromosome 4, ASM39032v3, whole genome shotgun sequence genomic window carries:
- the LOC138909428 gene encoding putative late blight resistance protein homolog R1A-3 — protein MTIASSSADEELIGFDDERETIRGQLVRVSPELDVVSIVGMAGTGKTTLARSFNKNDSHFDFWGECRVSQVYTRKDLLLSILSSNCDPTELSKEAADELADRLRKILLTKRYLLIIDDVWEVKAWDDLILCFPDARNGSRIILTTRLQKVAVCAKRVTEPHFLRPLNKQESWLLQKRWLVFSQRWTG, from the exons ATGACAATTGCTTCCTCTTCTGCAGATGAagaattgataggttttgacgaTGAGAGGGAAACTATAAGAGGTCAACTAGTTCGAGTATCACCAGAGCTAGATGTTGTTTCCATTGTCGGTATGGCTGGCACCGGTAAAACAACCCTTGCTCGAAGTTTTAACAAAAATGATTCTCATTTTGATTTCTGGGGAGAGTGTCGTGTATCTCAGGTATACACGCGGAAAGACTTGCTACTTTCCATTTTGAGTTCTAATTGTGACCCTACTGAACTTAGTAAAGAAGCTGCTGATGAGTTAGCTGATAGACTACGGAAAATTTTATTGACAAAGAGATACCTTCTGATCATTGACGATGTGTGGGAAGTAAAAGCATGGGATGATTTGATATTATGCTTTCCTGATGCTAGGAATGGTAGCAGAATCATTCTGACCACCCGACTTCAAAAAGTTGCTGTTTGCGCTAAACGTGTTACTGAACCCCATTTCCTACGTCCTCTGAACAAGCAAGAAAGTTGGTTATTGCAAAAAAGG TGGCTGGTCTTCTCACAAAGATGGACAGGATAG